One genomic region from Devosia neptuniae encodes:
- a CDS encoding GNAT family N-acetyltransferase — MTRIQFRNATSADRDSLNRIKRAASLVSDEYREALLAHPEFLLVPDRQIDSGQVVVAEEGGEIVGLAAISRRDDGLELEGLFVDPSRWKQGIGRRLVEVTVRQRSEDPALTPLHVVASPDAKPFYLACGFKIVGDTDTRFGPAIVMRLDPQPCG; from the coding sequence ATGACCCGCATTCAGTTTCGTAACGCGACATCTGCCGACCGCGACAGTCTCAATCGGATCAAGCGAGCGGCTTCGCTTGTCAGCGATGAGTACAGGGAGGCACTTTTGGCCCATCCCGAATTCCTGCTGGTGCCGGACAGGCAAATAGACTCCGGCCAGGTAGTCGTTGCGGAGGAGGGAGGCGAGATCGTTGGACTGGCCGCAATCAGCCGCCGGGACGATGGACTGGAGCTGGAAGGTCTTTTTGTTGACCCGTCTCGGTGGAAACAGGGAATCGGGCGCCGCCTGGTCGAGGTGACGGTTCGGCAGCGTAGCGAGGATCCTGCATTGACGCCGCTGCATGTTGTCGCCAGCCCTGACGCCAAGCCATTCTACCTGGCCTGCGGGTTCAAGATTGTTGGAGACACCGACACCCGCTTCGGTCCCGCAATCGTCATGAGACTGGACCCTCAGCCTTGTGGCTGA
- a CDS encoding DUF3224 domain-containing protein: MKARGTFTVSNFKPTQLAPVPAISTAMPVGVSTMEKTYSGGIVGRSATIFTAAFDQASGVGSYVAMESFEGTIAGRTGTFNFLHSASTKGSDRSNEFIAIVEGSGTGGFSGISGAGQMTVDADGTHHLEFDFQIVG; this comes from the coding sequence ATGAAGGCACGCGGAACATTCACGGTCAGCAATTTCAAGCCGACGCAGTTGGCTCCTGTGCCGGCCATTTCGACCGCCATGCCGGTTGGCGTCAGCACGATGGAGAAGACATATTCAGGCGGAATTGTCGGCCGATCCGCCACGATCTTTACGGCCGCCTTCGATCAGGCAAGTGGAGTCGGCTCTTACGTGGCGATGGAAAGCTTCGAAGGCACGATTGCCGGCAGAACCGGCACCTTCAATTTTCTTCACTCCGCCTCGACCAAGGGCAGCGATCGGAGCAATGAGTTTATTGCCATTGTCGAGGGAAGCGGTACCGGTGGATTTTCCGGAATCTCGGGCGCCGGGCAAATGACAGTCGATGCTGATGGCACACATCACTTGGAGTTCGATTTTCAAATTGTTGGATAG
- a CDS encoding prolyl oligopeptidase family serine peptidase — MKPKAMIFALAALAAVPALAQEPPMETFNYPETKRLDVSEELFGRTFVDPYRWLETDLRSDDDVARWVTTQNALTRNYLDTLPTRDVFCDRLASVLDYEQATAPIKRANRYFFTRNATTTNQPALLVRDGATGEDQVLIDPNTWSEDNADALAEWSVSDNGKYIAYGVQSGGSDWRTIQVLDVDTQQVRQDEVKWARFTQIAWDKAGKGFFYSSFPEPKGDAGASAAVSGHAVYYHALGTEQADDRLVYSTPDDPKLLHLSDRSDDGRYLFIASTASVGVNALTVIDLSTEDWAPRTVVEGFDAEWSVVGNSDDRLFILTSDNAERRKLVTLDLDDAEGKVVEIVPEDDAVLTRAVLVGGRLIAYYLVNANTEVRRFNLNGTPEGKVDLPGIGSAAVMQGDAADTEAFFLFSSYNMPISVLRYDVDKNAVSTWFEPKVPVDLDRVKVEQRFYHSHDGTRVPIFIVRRDDVDAAAPTLLYGYGGYAVSQVPVYNPAQMAWVEQGGVLAVANIRGGGEYGRAWHMAGRLVNKQNVFDDFIAAAEFLKAEGITSEKGLAIQGESNGGLLVGAVVNQRPDLFDAALPGVGVMDMLRFHKFTGGAMWISDFGNPDIEADFDNLLAYSPYHNINPRPGVDYPAILATTAEADDRVVPGHTFKYVARLQAEELGPKPRLVRVEARAGHGAGMPLDKLVSLYADMWAFAARWTGLKVAPVK, encoded by the coding sequence ATGAAACCAAAAGCGATGATATTCGCGCTCGCTGCCCTTGCAGCCGTGCCGGCCCTAGCCCAGGAGCCTCCCATGGAGACCTTCAACTATCCCGAAACCAAACGTCTGGACGTTTCCGAAGAACTCTTCGGTCGGACGTTCGTAGATCCATACCGTTGGCTCGAAACCGACTTGCGCAGTGATGACGATGTTGCACGCTGGGTGACGACGCAGAATGCCTTGACCAGAAATTACCTGGACACCTTGCCAACCCGAGATGTCTTCTGTGATCGTCTGGCATCAGTGCTCGACTATGAGCAGGCCACCGCGCCGATCAAACGGGCAAACCGGTACTTCTTCACGCGAAATGCGACGACCACCAATCAGCCAGCGCTACTGGTCCGCGATGGTGCAACCGGCGAAGACCAAGTGCTTATCGATCCCAACACTTGGTCTGAAGACAACGCTGATGCGCTGGCCGAATGGTCGGTTTCCGACAATGGCAAATACATCGCCTACGGCGTTCAATCTGGTGGCAGCGACTGGCGAACCATTCAGGTTCTGGACGTTGACACGCAACAGGTGCGGCAGGACGAGGTGAAATGGGCACGGTTTACCCAGATCGCTTGGGACAAGGCGGGTAAAGGCTTTTTCTACTCGAGTTTCCCCGAGCCAAAGGGCGACGCTGGTGCCTCCGCAGCCGTGTCAGGCCATGCAGTCTATTATCATGCTTTGGGCACTGAACAGGCCGATGATCGGCTGGTCTATTCTACACCGGACGATCCAAAGCTGCTTCACCTCTCGGATCGCAGCGACGATGGCCGCTACCTGTTCATCGCCTCGACGGCATCAGTTGGTGTCAATGCACTGACCGTCATCGACCTGTCGACCGAAGATTGGGCGCCTCGCACCGTCGTTGAAGGCTTCGATGCCGAATGGTCAGTCGTTGGCAACAGCGATGACAGACTCTTCATCCTTACCAGCGACAACGCCGAACGCCGAAAACTGGTGACGCTCGATCTGGATGATGCGGAAGGTAAAGTCGTTGAGATCGTCCCCGAAGACGATGCGGTGCTTACCCGGGCGGTGCTCGTCGGGGGGCGTCTTATCGCCTACTATCTGGTCAACGCTAATACCGAAGTTCGCCGGTTCAACTTGAACGGCACGCCAGAGGGCAAAGTAGATTTGCCCGGTATTGGCAGTGCAGCCGTTATGCAGGGAGACGCCGCAGACACCGAGGCATTCTTCCTTTTCTCAAGCTATAACATGCCTATCTCGGTGCTTCGCTATGACGTCGATAAGAACGCCGTGTCTACATGGTTCGAACCAAAAGTTCCGGTCGATCTCGATCGCGTAAAGGTAGAGCAGCGCTTCTATCATTCCCATGATGGCACCCGGGTCCCGATCTTCATCGTCAGACGCGACGATGTCGATGCGGCCGCGCCGACCCTGCTCTACGGCTACGGCGGCTACGCGGTGAGTCAGGTGCCGGTTTACAACCCTGCGCAGATGGCTTGGGTCGAGCAAGGCGGGGTCCTTGCTGTCGCCAACATTCGTGGTGGCGGTGAGTATGGCCGTGCCTGGCACATGGCCGGTCGGTTGGTGAACAAGCAGAATGTCTTCGACGACTTCATCGCCGCAGCCGAATTCCTGAAGGCCGAAGGCATTACGTCAGAAAAAGGTTTGGCCATTCAAGGCGAGTCCAATGGCGGGCTGCTGGTCGGTGCCGTCGTCAACCAACGTCCAGATCTATTCGACGCGGCTCTTCCGGGCGTGGGTGTGATGGACATGCTCAGGTTCCACAAGTTCACCGGTGGAGCCATGTGGATATCGGACTTCGGCAATCCCGACATCGAGGCCGATTTCGACAATCTCCTTGCTTACTCGCCCTATCACAACATTAACCCCCGACCCGGTGTTGACTATCCCGCTATCCTGGCGACCACGGCCGAAGCGGACGATCGTGTCGTACCAGGACACACGTTCAAATACGTTGCCCGGCTGCAAGCCGAGGAACTAGGCCCAAAGCCCCGATTGGTCAGGGTGGAGGCCCGCGCTGGTCATGGCGCCGGCATGCCATTGGACAAGTTGGTCTCCCTCTATGCCGACATGTGGGCGTTCGCAGCACGTTGGACTGGGCTCAAAGTCGCTCCGGTCAAGTAA
- a CDS encoding TetR/AcrR family transcriptional regulator encodes MDISRHAAKLFLERGVAGTSGDDIAAAAGLSARTIWRYFRSKESCVEPLFAKSMTDFCEQLRAWPKDISIEEQFAKTFALETKTDQEIADGFLIVRLVAKLAEEPELQTSWLMSRHQSEPDLALIIADRLGRSSQDFDIRLCAAAVASAIRVIDETVSFAAIVHKQTFSTAELVEQMAAAIRRISPIPFCDPVASDVFGRSGGSRRS; translated from the coding sequence TTGGACATCTCGCGTCATGCGGCGAAGCTTTTTCTCGAGCGTGGGGTGGCTGGGACCAGCGGCGACGATATTGCGGCCGCTGCCGGGCTGTCGGCTCGCACGATCTGGCGATATTTCAGATCGAAGGAAAGTTGCGTTGAACCCCTTTTCGCGAAGTCGATGACCGACTTCTGCGAACAGTTGCGAGCTTGGCCGAAGGACATTTCGATCGAAGAACAGTTCGCAAAAACGTTCGCACTCGAGACTAAGACCGACCAGGAGATAGCCGATGGTTTTCTGATTGTTCGTCTAGTCGCAAAATTGGCGGAAGAGCCAGAGTTGCAGACGTCATGGTTGATGTCTCGCCATCAAAGCGAGCCCGATCTTGCGCTCATTATTGCGGATCGCTTAGGCCGGTCGTCACAGGATTTCGACATCCGACTTTGTGCAGCCGCCGTGGCTTCGGCCATCCGAGTAATCGACGAAACGGTGAGCTTCGCTGCGATTGTACATAAACAGACCTTCAGCACCGCTGAACTGGTGGAGCAGATGGCTGCTGCAATCCGACGGATAAGTCCAATACCCTTTTGCGATCCCGTGGCTTCCGATGTCTTCGGCAGGTCAGGCGGATCCAGAAGATCGTGA